A part of Polynucleobacter sp. MG-Unter2-18 genomic DNA contains:
- a CDS encoding phosphatidylserine decarboxylase, which translates to MMYPHPIIAKEGWPYLALVGAVTLLVHYLGGIAWSWPLWIIFIFVLQFFRDPQRIAALGRDLVLSPADGRIVVVEKANDPYAGRQALKISVFMNVFNVHSNRSAVNGSVKEIQYFPGKFVNADLDKASTENERNAVVIDANGQIVTLVQVAGLIARRILCYIHVGDRLKAGERYGFIRFGSRVDVYLPLTAEPLVSVGDKVFATNTALARVPGLD; encoded by the coding sequence ATGATGTATCCGCACCCCATTATTGCGAAAGAAGGTTGGCCGTATTTGGCATTAGTGGGGGCTGTTACTTTGCTAGTCCACTATCTTGGTGGCATTGCATGGTCATGGCCTTTGTGGATTATCTTTATCTTTGTTCTGCAGTTCTTCCGAGATCCGCAGCGTATTGCTGCCCTAGGTCGTGATCTCGTGTTGTCTCCCGCTGATGGTCGTATCGTCGTGGTAGAAAAGGCGAACGATCCTTATGCGGGCCGTCAAGCTTTAAAGATTAGTGTTTTTATGAACGTGTTTAATGTTCACTCCAATCGCAGTGCGGTGAATGGTTCTGTCAAAGAGATTCAGTATTTTCCTGGCAAGTTTGTTAATGCGGATTTGGATAAAGCATCCACTGAGAACGAGCGTAATGCCGTTGTGATTGACGCCAATGGTCAAATCGTGACTCTGGTTCAGGTTGCCGGCCTCATTGCCCGCCGTATTCTTTGCTATATCCATGTTGGCGACAGACTCAAAGCGGGAGAGCGTTATGGCTTTATCCGCTTTGGCTCACGTGTCGATGTATATTTGCCTTTAACAGCCGAACCTTTAGTTAGTGTTGGTGATAAAGTTTTTGCTACAAATACTGCATTAGCTCGCGTACCCGGCTTAGATTAA
- the pssA gene encoding CDP-diacylglycerol--serine O-phosphatidyltransferase: MPTFRRRGRIDRSRLANSRTDRTQDEWAEDLGDGIDFEVEELHVDKPRKRSKGIYLLPNAFTTAALFCGFFAIVNAMNHQFEIAAIAIFASLVLDGMDGRVARMTNTQSAFGEQYDSLADMVSFGVAPALVAYEWALKDLGKWGWLAAFTYCAGAALRLARFNVNTGVVDKKFFQGLPSPAAGSLIAGFIWLADDNKIPVRDSAIPWITFFLAVYAGLTMVSNARFYSGKALDVRYRVPFGVMVLMILTFVLISSNPPLTLFGLFVVYSISGYVIWAWEHLSGRRFS; the protein is encoded by the coding sequence TTGCCTACATTTCGCCGTCGTGGCCGTATCGATCGCAGTCGCTTAGCAAACTCTCGTACTGATCGCACTCAAGATGAGTGGGCAGAAGACTTGGGTGATGGGATTGATTTTGAAGTCGAAGAATTACATGTAGATAAGCCACGCAAACGTAGCAAAGGCATTTACCTGCTTCCCAATGCATTTACTACCGCAGCCTTATTCTGCGGTTTCTTTGCCATCGTCAATGCGATGAACCACCAGTTTGAGATTGCTGCTATTGCCATCTTTGCATCTTTAGTTTTGGATGGCATGGATGGTCGCGTTGCTCGTATGACTAATACCCAAAGTGCTTTTGGTGAGCAATACGATTCTTTGGCTGACATGGTGTCGTTTGGTGTGGCGCCAGCATTGGTTGCTTACGAGTGGGCCTTAAAAGACCTGGGTAAGTGGGGTTGGTTAGCTGCCTTTACTTATTGTGCAGGGGCAGCCTTACGTTTAGCGCGCTTCAATGTGAATACTGGCGTAGTAGATAAGAAGTTTTTCCAGGGCTTGCCTAGTCCAGCTGCTGGCTCCTTAATTGCTGGCTTTATTTGGCTGGCTGACGACAACAAGATCCCTGTACGCGACAGCGCTATCCCATGGATCACTTTCTTCTTAGCGGTTTATGCTGGCTTGACCATGGTATCCAATGCCCGCTTTTATAGTGGCAAGGCCTTAGATGTGCGTTATCGCGTGCCTTTTGGCGTCATGGTTCTCATGATCCTGACCTTCGTTCTGATTTCTTCTAACCCACCTTTAACTCTGTTCGGCCTCTTTGTGGTGTATTCCATTTCCGGCTATGTGATTTGGGCTTGGGAGCATCTGAGTGGCCGTCGTTTTAGCTAA